A stretch of the Tachysurus vachellii isolate PV-2020 chromosome 26, HZAU_Pvac_v1, whole genome shotgun sequence genome encodes the following:
- the alkbh6 gene encoding alpha-ketoglutarate-dependent dioxygenase alkB homolog 6, with translation MEEIEGFIVKDAPPTVYYIPDFITEAEEEYLLQQVYKAPKPKWTQLSGRRLQNWGGLPHPKGMISEKLPDWLLSYTEKISGLGAFAGKSANHVLVNEYKPEEGIMPHEDGPLYHPTVTTITLGSHTLLDFYRPVDQTQTEVPQTEESRYVLSLLLQRRSLLILQDEMYECYLHGIGSVAMDTLTESVANLALAGRRVGETLCRGTRISLTIRHVPKVCRANLLLARK, from the exons ATGGAAGAGATTGAAGGATTCATTGTTAAAGAC GCTCCACCCACTGTTTACTACATTCCGGACTTTATaacagaagcagaagaagagtATCTTTTACAGCAG gtgtaCAAGGCCCCCAAACCCAAATGGACACAGTTGTCAGGAAGGCGACTACAGAACTGgg GAGGGCTTCCTCATCCAAAGGGGATGATTTCAGAGAAGCTCCCTGATTGGTTGCTAAGCTACACCGAGAAGATATCAGGCCTTGGAGCATTTGCAGGGAAAAGCGCCAATCATGTGCTGGTGAACGAGTACAAGCCTGAGGAGGGCATCATG ccTCACGAAGACGGGCCTCTGTATCACCCCACAGTAACGACCATCACTCTGGGATCTCACACGCTGCTTGACTTCTACAGACCCGTTGATCAAACACAG ACTGAAGTTCCTCAGACGGAGGAGAGCCGCTACGTGCTGTCTTTGTTACTACAGCGTCGCAGTCTGCTAATCCTGCAGGACGAGATGTACGAGTGCTACCTTCATGGGATTGGCAGCGTTGCCATGGATACTCTAACGGAGAGTGTGGCAAACCTGGCACTGGCAGGAAGACGGGTGGGTGAGACGCTTTGCCGCGGAACCAGAATCTCCCTAACCATCCGTCACGTGCCCAAGGTTTGCCGTGCCAACCTGCTGCTCGCCAGGAAGTGA